From the Mesotoga prima MesG1.Ag.4.2 genome, the window ACGAAATCGCGCCCGTCGGAAAAAGTGATCACTCCAACCTTTCTCTTTTTCATTGAGCATTCCTCCTCTTTTCAGTGTTTTCTTCGAGCTTATCTACATGAGCTTTGACACAGATTTTCTTTGAAGCAGTTCCGCCTTCAGCACAACTTTCGATTTATCACCTCGTGTTCCGTCTATTTCGCTCAGCATAATCGTGGCGGCAATCCTGCCGATGTCCTTCACAGGCTGTCTGATCGTCGTCAAGGGTGGCTCGATCAGTTCGTTCATAGAATGGTCATCGAAGCCTACAATCGATAGATCACCGGGGATTTTCAGGCCCATCCGCCTTACGGTTGCAACTATGACCTCATTGAGAAACTGGTTTGTGGATATGATCGCATCCGGTCTCCTGTCCGATTTCAGAACAGACTCCAGTGACAGCGAAGCCCTTTCCGCGTCCACTGCATTCTCGATAATCCAGTCTGCGTTTATTTCAATGTCCAGCATCTTGCAAGCCTCCAAAAAGCCCATACGTCTCTCTTCTATTGTATAGATTCCCTTTTTGTGAAGGACTATTCCGAGTTTCCTGTGACCGTTCTCCTTTAAGTGCAACACTCCCTGGAGAATCGCCTGTCGGTTGTCGAGGGTTACCGAGCTTATCCTATCAAGTCCTTCGAGAATCCTATCGTAGAAGACTACGGGGATGTTTCTCCTGACTGCCTCTCTGTAAAGTCGTGAGTTGTTTCTTCCATCCTCACCCCCACAGGGCGAGGAAAGTATCCCCTCGACGCCGTGTTCGAGGAGCCATTTGATGTAGATTCTCTCTTTCTCGAAATCCTCGCCGATGTCGCAGACGATGAATTTGTAGCCTCTAGGAAAGAGCACGGTCTCGACTCCGCTCATGAAATCCAGAAAGAATGGATTCCTGATATCCGACACGATGAGACCCACAGTCTGGGTCTTTCTTGTCTTCAGGGATTTTGCGGAGGAATTGGGAATGTAGTTCAATCTCTCGGCCGCGTCGACTATCTCTTTCCTCAGGGAAGGACTCACTCCCGGCTCATCGGAAAGCGCTCGCGATACGGACGACGGTGATATGTTCAATTCGTTTGCTATGTCTTTTATCGTTGTCTTCTTCATCACTGGGGATCGCAACCTTTCGCAAACGTTTGCGTTCATTTTCATTATACTATGGGTCGTCCTTGATTGAAAAGCAAAGTGGTAGCAGACAGACGTAGAGAGAGCTCAAGTAGAATAAGTCAGTCTTTGTGTGTTTTCCTTGATAGGGAGAGTATTCCAAGTATGTTTGGATTGGGTTCTATAGAGGAAAGCTCAATCTTTACCTTCTTTCCTGGAACTCTGTAGTAGTTCTCTTCAATGGTCTTGAGTATTCTGTCGAAATAGTACCGGTTCTTCCCGAGACTTCCTCCGATTACCAGTACCGAAGGATCGAGAGAATCTATGAGGTTGCAGAGAAAGCGTCCAAGAGTTTCAGAAGCTTCGGTTATCATTTCTTTGAAGACCGGCTCGTTCAACTCTGCGCGATCTGTTATCTCTTTTGTGCCGATCTCGATTCCAAGTGAATCATGTGCTCTAATTTCAAGGCCCCTGCCGCCTGAAATTGCTTGCAGGCAACCGCGACGACCACAAGTGCAAAGCGGGCCATCCGCTTTCACTATTGTGTGGCCGATCTCTCCCGCTGCGTTGCTTGCTCCCCGCAAGATTTTCCCCCGGACGACCATTCCCATTCCTATTCCCGTACTGACGGTAACGTAGATGAGCGACTCAATATCCTTCCTGAATTCCCATTCTCCAAAAGCCGCTGCATTACAGTCGTTTTCGATTACACCTTCGGTACCGAGAAAGGAGGAAGCTCTTTTGAAGAGCTCCACGTCTTTCCACCCGAGGTTCGGCGACCAGATCAACTTGCCCTTTTCGGGACTGACGGCACCTGCCGTGCAAAGCCCCCAGCGGTTTATATTTCTACTTCCTTTCATGCGAAGACAGATGTTACTAAGTCGCTCGAAGAAACTGTCAATTCCTTCAGCTGGCCTGGTGGGAAATTCTTCCGATGAATAAGGCTCCACTTCTTTCTCATCGAAAGCCGATACGAGAGTCTTGGTACCTCCAACGTCGATCGCTATGTCAACTGCTGGCATTTACTGCTCTCCGAATTTTCAGGATCCTTTCAAGAACCTCCCCTTCTCTTTCCTCATCAAAAAGGTTTCTGTTTGCTATGTAGGAACCGATTCCGAGCGCAACGGCGCCTGCTTTCATGTATTCTGTAGCGTTTTCGGCCGTTACTCCGCCGAAAGGCATGAATTTGACTGTGGGAAACGGACCCCTGTACGCTTTTAGCAAATTCAGACCCTCTGCATCGCCGGGGAAGAGTTTCAGAAAGCTGAATCCGTTGTTCAGCGCCGTCTGTATATCTGTAGAAGTGTAGACTCCGGGTATATAACTTATTCCATCCCTTGTCGACAGCTTTGCGATTTCCTCACTAAATCCAGGGCTGAGAACGAAATCGGCATTCGAGCGAAGCGCTCTCGAATAAGCCGTATCATCGTATACTGTACCGGCCCCGATTACGAGCTTTCCGTAGAATTCCTTCTTGAGTTCGTGCAGTATCTCAGATGAAGATTCGTCGGAGAAACTGACTTCCAGAATCGTCAAGTCGTTTTCCAGCAGCATTTCACACAACTTCCTCGATTGATCAAGCGTAAGACCCCTAATTACTGTCAAGACCTTTTCTGTCATTAGTCTTTCAAACACGGTAAAATACCCCTCCTTTCGCTTACCGGCAGAAGATAATCTCTGCATTTAGTATATCAGGAGGTATCGCCACATTTCCCCGCTGAAAAGGAAACTGTCCATTTGAGTATTATGTCTTTTGTGGCATATCGTTGCTCATTTTGATGTAATAATGTGCTTCTGAAAACATTTTCAGATCTCTCATCGCTATTCAACAGAGACACCCGCGTAAAGTGTCGAAACATTTCCATGGTTTTCAACCGTGCTATAGAATTCGAACTCTATTAGAGAGACTCCTATTTTTAGAGCTTTGAAATCGAATAACCGCTTTCCGGGTTCGGTGCTTGCTATTGGAAAGTTCGAGATGTCACCGGGAAAGGATTGGCTCTTCGAAGGGTCGATGTACCTGTTATCTATGAGTCTCAGGATTTCGCTATCGCCCCGCACGCTCCATGAAAATCCAGCCGATAAGTCTTCCTCAGTAGTGGCTGCGAATAGATCACCCGACTTATGAAACCCGGAGAACTGTCAAGGACCGTTACATAATCAGGAATACACTCACTTAAAGTTCTGTCATCCATTTCTACATTGAATACCCTTATGTCGACAGCTTTTTCTTCGCCTTCCCATTCTCTGTAGAGCTTGAAAATAATTGCAAAGCTTCCCAAGGTTTCTGGACTGAATAACCAGGTCACTTTCGAACCGCCACCTTGGACAGCTTTTTCAGATTGGTCAACGGAGCTTTCCTTCGAAAAAAGTGAAAAGGCGTTAGCTTCTGATGAATAGTAGTGCCATGTATAACCGGTCGAAGCTTTCTCCACAAGTTGGGCCTTCAAGCGTTGTTCGTAGCTGATTCTGTTTAATTATCGGGATATTTGATTCTTCTGAATCTCCTATGCCGGCAAGAAGAGTTCCATAGAAAGTCACAAATACAATCGTCATTATTAAAGAGATTATGTGATAGTCTTTGAAAGCCATAAGTACCACCTATTCTGCTTCTGTTAGAAAACCTAACAATGTAGGTATTTGACGATCTCCAGAGAGAAAGGATCAAACGGGAAGAAAGGATCCAAAGAAGAAGTCCTGTTTTCAGCTAAACTCTTCTCTTGTATTTCATAGAGGAGGAATGTCAAAACGACCGAATTCAATCGCGTCTAATCGTGAAAGACAAGCTCCAATGATGTCTTTCGACTTTTCATCTTTTATCTAATAGTGTAGATTTTTATGACTCAACAAATCAATCATTTGTGTTAATATTTCTTCATGCTATGAAAAAGGGGGGAAAGTAAATGGAATCCGTTTACAAAAAGCTTCGTATATACAACTTGATAATGGGTTTTCTCCACCTTGTTCAGGGAATCATAATGCTGATAGTAAGCAACGATTCTTCTTTGACGATTACGAGAAACTACCTGGAGTTTGACCGGGAGATAATGCGACTGGTTCCAGCAACCGAGAACTTCATGGATCTGAAGATGGGTCCTTTCATCGCGAGTTTCCTCTTCATGTCCGCCATAGCGCATTTCATAGTCTCAACCTTTGGCTTTGGGTGGTACGCAAGAAATCTTCAGAAAGGAATTAATTACGCCAGATGGTACGAGTATTCCATCAGCTCTTCGGTGATGATTGTTGCCATCGCTATGTTCTCGGGTATGCTTGACATAGTTAGCCTCATGCTGCTCTTCACTGTCAATGCCCTAATGAACCTCTTCGGGCTTATGATGGAACTTCACAATCAGACAACCGAAAGGACAAACTGGACGGCCTTTATCTTCGGCTGTATTGCCGGGGCGGTCACATGGATAGCTGTCTTCGTATACTTTTTTACATCTCTTGGAAAGGCTAATGTTGAATTCCCGTCTTTTGTTTATGCAATTCTCATTACTTTCCTAGTTTTCTTCAACAGCTTTGCGATAAACATGTTTCTTCAGTACAAGAAGATCGGTCCCTGGAAGAACTACCTCTTCGGCGAAAGTATGTATGTTCTTCTCAGCCTTGTTGCCAAGAGTGTCCTTGCGTGGCAGGTTTTTGCCGGAACGCTCAGGCCAGTTTGATAAAAGTTTTTAAGGAGTATCGTGAGACCCCGAAAGGGGTCTCTTTGTTAAGATAATTCCAGGAGGATATAGATGCCAAATCTCTACTTCTATGCCGGTTCGGCAAATCCGGAGCTGTACGAGCTTCAGAATGAATTGATCGACCCAGAAAGGAAAATAGAGAAGGTTATGGAAGAGTTCTGCGATTTCGAAGGCAGCGTGATTGTCGATGTTGGAGCAGGCTCAGGCTTTCATTCACATATGTACGCAAGCACTGCCTCCATGGTTTACGCCGTGGAGCCGGATTCGGGAATGTTAAAACAATTGAAAGCGAGGCAAGCCCGTGACTTCAGATCGAACTTCTGTGTGTTGAAGGGATTTGCTGAGGACCTTCCACTGAAATCTGATCTGGCAGATATCGTGCACGCCAGGCTTGCGTATTTCTTTGGCCCGCCCATGAAATACACAGAGAGTTGTGAAGAGGGGATTGAGGAAGTCAAAAGGGTCCTGAAGACCGGCGGGTATTTCTTCAATATTCAGAACAACTACTCTTCAGGCCAGTATGCGGATTTTCTCGAACTATCATATGGTCGGGACCTTAAAAACCTTCAAAAAGAGATTTCCGATTACTTCGCATCGAGGGGCTTTTTGGAAAGGATCGTGAGAACGAAATGGAGAGCAAAGAACCGTGGGGAAATCGAAAAGGCCCTTACGCTGGAATTTCCGATCGAGAAGGTGGGGCAAATCATGAAAGCCTTTTCCGGCAACGAGTTCTCACACGACTTTTCAATATTCTTCTTCAAGAAAAGAACCAGAGGCGAAAATGGTTAGAGTCTATCTTTTAGGTCATTCGAGTTGCTTATTGAATTATCATGAACACATAGTTTTTCCCCGGATCGATAGGGTTACGAAAGTTCAGTGGTTTTTCGGTTTATTGCAGGGGTAGTGATGTGGAAACATGAAAAGAAGAATTGTAATACCCTATACCAGTTTATGGTATGATACTTTCATTAGTAAGTGGAATATTTCACAAATTTCACATAAAGGGGTGGTGTAATGGCCCTGCAATTCATCTCTCTACTGGTGATCTCCTTTATCATCTGGCTGGGCTTAGCCGGGAGTTTTGCCCTTGCCGAGATACTTCTTGGGCTTGTGGTTTCGACTGTTGTAGCCATAATCTTGAGCAAGTACTCAAGATTCCGGATCGGTCTGGATTTTCCTGTTCGGGTCTTCAGATTCGTATTCTCCTTCCTTCCAATCTTCATTATGGAAATGGTAAAGGCAAATATCGATGTAGCCAAAAGAGTCTTGAATCCTTCTCTTCCGATAAACCCTTCGATGGTAGAAGTTGAAACGGATTTGAAAGGGGAGATCTCGAAGCTCACTCTGGCCAACTCAATAACTCTCACACCTGGGACCTTGACAGTTGACATTGGTGAAGACCGTCTCCTGGTTCACTGGATAGACAAGAAGACCAGTGAACCCGAGAGAATAAGAGAAGAGATCTCGGGAAAGTTTGAGAAGAGAATAGGGGGGATCTTCGAATGATAGGCTTCTCCATCTTCTTTTCGCTAATACTCATTGGCGCCGCTCTGACTCTATACAGATTACTGAGAGGGCCGACGGTTCCCGACAGAGTCGCAGCACTGGATATATTGAACGTGATGATTACTAGTGCAATAGTATTGTTTTCTCTAATCGATGGCAATCCTCTCTTTCTAGATATAGCGCTTGTTTATGCTGCGCTCTCGTTTCTTGAGACCATAGTGGTTGCCAGGTATCTGGAGGGGAGAAGATGATCATACTAGATATTGTGGGATATGGGCTCTTATCTGTCGGCACATTTTTCTTTTTCCTGGGAGGCCTTGGAATGCTGAGGATGCCCGATGTTTTCAACAGGCTGCAGGCCGGAACGAAGGCAACTACACTGGGTTCGTTCTCCGTGATACTTGGTGTGGGACTGATAAATCCACAGTGGCTGCTGAAGACTATAATCATAGTCGCCTTCATTGCTATTACAAATCCTGTCGGGAGTTCAGCGATAGCCAGAACGGCCCTGAAGAAAGGAATAATACCGATAACTTATCAGGAATCTCATAAGGAACCGGACGGTCTCCCCAAAGGGGGTGGGGAAGAGTGAACGTATTCTCGTTCATAATCGGAGTGGTAATGGTGGGACTGGCTATTTTCGCGATTGAGGCGAATAAGCTGTTGACTTCCGTGATAATGCTCTCCGCAATGGGGCTTCTGTCTGTCATACTGTTTGTTATCATGAAAGCTCCGGATGTCGCAATAACGGAAGCTTCTGTTGGAGCCGGCCTCACTACGGCCATATTCCTCCTCTCCCTTAGGAAGCTGAAACGAGCTGATGTAGAATGAAGCGGATGATATCTGCACTTATAGCACTTCTTTTCTTCTTCATGATCGTAACCGTTCTGAATTCCGACTCTTCCGATTCTATGGGGATTCCAAGATATGGTGAAGTGAAGCTCTCCGAAAGAGTCTCTGCGAAATACATCGAGAAATCGGTGAATGGGAATGAAGATGAGATTAACTTTGGAGTGACTGCGGACGCCGAGACGGGTTCGGCTAACATGGTCACTTCGATTGTCGTCAATTACAGGTCATTCGACACCCTCGGAGAGGTGACGGTACTCTTCATTTCAGCGACCGGAGTCGGACTGCTTCTTGGAGGGGGAAGAAAGAGGGTCGGTTCGGCAATATCCGTCAGTCCCGTTGTCAAGATCGCCTCGCGCGTAATCTCCCCATTGCTAATGGTGCTGGGGATATACGTATTCGTTCATGGCCATCTGACGCCGGGCGGAGGGTTTCCCGGAGGAGCGATAATCGCGGCCGGTTTCTTGCTTCTCGTTGCGGTCGACGATGAAAAGAGGGCTTCAAAGGGACTGAAGATACTGGAGGGTACAATGGGACTTCTCTACGTTCTCATAGGTATAGCCGGCCTGTTGATCTCGGGTTCCTTCCTTAAGAATTTCCTTCCCACCGGTGTGGTAGGAGAGCTTTTCAGCGCAGGCATTATACCGGTTGTTTACTCGGTAATCGGTATCAAGGTTGGAGCAGAGCTTTCCGGAATTGTGGATGACTTCATTTCGGAAGGGGGCGATGAGGCATGATCCAGTACTTTTCTATGATGCTGGTCGCCGTTGGCTTATACGGCCTTCTTTCGCAGAAGAATCTCGTTAAGCTAATTATCTCTTTGAATATAGCAGAGATCGGAGTCAACCTCTTCATTGTCTCTATAGGTTACATAGAAGGGGGAGCGGCTCCTATTCTTTCTTCGGTCAGCGACAACTCGTCCCTTCTCTTTGTCGATCCTCTTCCCCAGGCTCTAGTTCTTACTTCTATAGTTATCGGAGTGGGCGTAACGGCCCTGGCCCTTTCGCTTATTGTTTCTGTAAGCAAATCAAGGGGCACGATAGATATCTCGGAGCTCTCGAGCGGGGGAGGTGATTCCGAATGAATCCCGTATGGTTAATAGCAATACCCCTCGCGCTAGCCTTTGTGAGCGCCTTCTGGAGAAGTGTCTCCGGTTGGGCTCTGCTTGTAGCCGCCTTCTTCAACGCCTTCGCCGGAGTCTTCGGGGTAATGTTCCTCACCGCTACAAGCTTCTCTATTGGCGGGTGGAAAGCTCCATATGGTATCAACTTGCTCGTTAACGACGCTACGAAGCTTTTACTTCCCGTCGCAAATATACTCTTTCTCTTTGCAGTGTTGAGTTACCTACGAAAAGGGGAAGAGACTAAGAAGTACTCGGTGGTTTTCTTGGTAGCTCTTGCCTCATTGAACGGGATCCTTTTGACCAACGATCTCTTCAACCTCTTCGTTTTCCTCGAGATCGCCGGAATCTCCGCCTATCTTCTGGCATCTACTGGAGAAGGCAGCGGTTCAAAGGTTGCATCTTTCAAGTATCTGATGATAGGATCGGTAGGATCGCTGCTGTATCTTCTTGGGGTCGCTGTTCTTTACGGGGCGGCTGGCACTCTAAACATTTCCGAACTTGCTGCCAGGATATCTTCCGGTCAGATCAGCGGCGATGTCACGTTAGTTTCTTCACTTCTTATTGTTGCGGGTCTCGGTGTTGAATCGAAATTGCTTCCCTTTAACGGTTGGGTTCCCGACGTTCTGACGAAATCGTCGCGTATTGCTACGCTGGTTCTTGCGTCGGTCTATCCGCTCGCAATGGTGAATGCCTTTTCAAAGGTCTTACTCGCCGTAGGAGACGATCGCGCGATGACTCTCGTCATTCTTCTTGGGACGGCAACTGTCCTTGTAGGCGAGGTCCTTGCTTTCAGTCAGAAGTCGTTGAGAAGAACGCTTGCCTATTCAAGCATCGCTCAGTCGGGCCTGGCGATCTTTCTTGTCGGGATCGGGAGCGTTGAGGCAATCACGGCATCGATAATGCTTCTCATAAACAACGCTCTTTCGAAATTTATGCTCTTCTCCGTTGACGACAAGGTTATCGATGAAGTTGGTCGAGACGATAGAGATACTCTTAACGGGTTCGGCCGAAAGTCACCGATAGTCGGAGTAATATTTGTAATCTCAGCGCTTTCAATTGCAGGTATGCCCCTCTTCTTCGGATTTAGGGGAAAGCTGAACGCGATATCGGCAAGCTTCGAAACCTCAATGGCGGTTCCTATAATAATTCTCATTGCAGCGGCTATTGAAGTTACATATTACTTCAGGTGGATCTTCACCTTCTTCAAGCCGGTCGGAACAGCTCAGACGCCTGAGAAGAGAATGGTCCCATCGGTGGAGTTCCTTGCCTTCGGGCTTGTGTTAAGTACGGTCATAGTCTTCCTCGGGGTAAGCTCGGGGGAGGCCTTCATGATGTTTGAGAGAGCCGCGGATTCTCTTGTAAATGGCATTTTGGCAATTGGAAAGGCCATTCTGGGAGGGATGTAGATGAATATACTCTTTTTGATAGCGGCATCTCTCTTTGCCGCTCCGTTGTTCTTTCTGGTTTCAAAACTGAATAAGAACGCGGCCTATGTTGCTTACGCCGCGTTCCAGATATTCATCTTTGTCTATGTGTTTTTCTGGGGAGGAAGTGGAGCTTCATATGAAGTGGTCGGGATAACGGGCAGACTCAACTTCAACTTCTCTATGCCCCCCGTTAACTGGTTTTTCGCTTCGATAGTGATGCTAATAATATCCACGACTGCGGTCTTCATGCTTCCTCTAAAGAAGAGCTCCGTCAAGGTCTTTCTGCTTAGTCTTGTAACTGCAGGAGCGATCGGAGCGGTCTTCTCGGCCGATTTCCTTACTTTGATGATCTTCTGGGAGATTTCCACATGGGCCTCTCTGATTCTCATAATTCAAGACAAGGAAAAGTCGACTCGAGAGGCGATAAAGTATGCCGCTATCGCGGCGGTGGGAAGTTATTCAATGTTGTTCGCGATCTTTTATATGGACAGCAGGCTGGGAACCGTCGAATTTTCCAGTGTGGCTTTGAAGATCGAGAGCCAACCGATCGGTGTTCAGCTCACAATCTTCATAGCCTTGGCGGTAATGGTTCTTGCAAAGATGGGAACTTTCCCTCTCCATACATGGCTTAGGGGCTCACATTCTTCTGCACCAGACGAATTCAGCCCCATCCTTTCCGGAGGACTCACAAAACTCGGTGGCTTTCTGCTCTTCACCATGACGATTGTTTTCCCCTCCTTTAAGGTTTTCGGCAAACTTCCCCTATTTAACGGCATTCCGATCGTAAATTATGGATTTGCCCTCCTTGGGGGCATTTCGATAGTCGTGGGAACGGTTATGGCTATACGAATGGAAGACGCCAAAGAACTCATCGCCTTTTCGACTGTAAGCAATTCAGGCTATATAGTGTTGGCCCTCGCCATTGGTGGAACCTACGCGACTGCCGGAGGAATGATGCACATTCTCAACCACGCAATGGCATCTGCCGCCATGTTTATGGCGATAGCTGCGGTAGCCTACAGGACAAAGACTACGAAAATGCACGAGATGGGAGGACTCATAATGAAGATGCCCGTCACCTTCGCCGTTTATCTCGTTGCGATTATTTCGGTGGCTGGAATTCCTCCTACAAGCGGATTCGTGTCGAAGTGGTTGATCTATCAGCAGCTAGTGCAGGATGGTTTGCCGTTTCTAGCCTTTGCCGCTTTCTTTGGAAGCATAGGGTCATTCATGTATGTCTTCAAACCTCTAGCGGGGATTTTCCTGGGACAACTGAAGCCCGAACATGAGAAAGTTAGAG encodes:
- a CDS encoding LacI family DNA-binding transcriptional regulator, which produces MKKTTIKDIANELNISPSSVSRALSDEPGVSPSLRKEIVDAAERLNYIPNSSAKSLKTRKTQTVGLIVSDIRNPFFLDFMSGVETVLFPRGYKFIVCDIGEDFEKERIYIKWLLEHGVEGILSSPCGGEDGRNNSRLYREAVRRNIPVVFYDRILEGLDRISSVTLDNRQAILQGVLHLKENGHRKLGIVLHKKGIYTIEERRMGFLEACKMLDIEINADWIIENAVDAERASLSLESVLKSDRRPDAIISTNQFLNEVIVATVRRMGLKIPGDLSIVGFDDHSMNELIEPPLTTIRQPVKDIGRIAATIMLSEIDGTRGDKSKVVLKAELLQRKSVSKLM
- a CDS encoding ROK family protein; its protein translation is MPAVDIAIDVGGTKTLVSAFDEKEVEPYSSEEFPTRPAEGIDSFFERLSNICLRMKGSRNINRWGLCTAGAVSPEKGKLIWSPNLGWKDVELFKRASSFLGTEGVIENDCNAAAFGEWEFRKDIESLIYVTVSTGIGMGMVVRGKILRGASNAAGEIGHTIVKADGPLCTCGRRGCLQAISGGRGLEIRAHDSLGIEIGTKEITDRAELNEPVFKEMITEASETLGRFLCNLIDSLDPSVLVIGGSLGKNRYYFDRILKTIEENYYRVPGKKVKIELSSIEPNPNILGILSLSRKTHKD
- a CDS encoding bifunctional 4-hydroxy-2-oxoglutarate aldolase/2-dehydro-3-deoxy-phosphogluconate aldolase produces the protein MFERLMTEKVLTVIRGLTLDQSRKLCEMLLENDLTILEVSFSDESSSEILHELKKEFYGKLVIGAGTVYDDTAYSRALRSNADFVLSPGFSEEIAKLSTRDGISYIPGVYTSTDIQTALNNGFSFLKLFPGDAEGLNLLKAYRGPFPTVKFMPFGGVTAENATEYMKAGAVALGIGSYIANRNLFDEEREGEVLERILKIRRAVNASS
- a CDS encoding protease inhibitor I42 family protein: MEKASTGYTWHYYSSEANAFSLFSKESSVDQSEKAVQGGGSKVTWLFSPETLGSFAIIFKLYREWEGEEKAVDIRVFNVEMDDRTLSECIPDYVTVLDSSPGFISRVIYSQPLLRKTYRLDFHGACGAIAKS
- the heR gene encoding heliorhodopsin HeR — encoded protein: MESVYKKLRIYNLIMGFLHLVQGIIMLIVSNDSSLTITRNYLEFDREIMRLVPATENFMDLKMGPFIASFLFMSAIAHFIVSTFGFGWYARNLQKGINYARWYEYSISSSVMIVAIAMFSGMLDIVSLMLLFTVNALMNLFGLMMELHNQTTERTNWTAFIFGCIAGAVTWIAVFVYFFTSLGKANVEFPSFVYAILITFLVFFNSFAINMFLQYKKIGPWKNYLFGESMYVLLSLVAKSVLAWQVFAGTLRPV
- a CDS encoding class I SAM-dependent methyltransferase, yielding MPNLYFYAGSANPELYELQNELIDPERKIEKVMEEFCDFEGSVIVDVGAGSGFHSHMYASTASMVYAVEPDSGMLKQLKARQARDFRSNFCVLKGFAEDLPLKSDLADIVHARLAYFFGPPMKYTESCEEGIEEVKRVLKTGGYFFNIQNNYSSGQYADFLELSYGRDLKNLQKEISDYFASRGFLERIVRTKWRAKNRGEIEKALTLEFPIEKVGQIMKAFSGNEFSHDFSIFFFKKRTRGENG
- a CDS encoding Na+/H+ antiporter subunit E; the encoded protein is MALQFISLLVISFIIWLGLAGSFALAEILLGLVVSTVVAIILSKYSRFRIGLDFPVRVFRFVFSFLPIFIMEMVKANIDVAKRVLNPSLPINPSMVEVETDLKGEISKLTLANSITLTPGTLTVDIGEDRLLVHWIDKKTSEPERIREEISGKFEKRIGGIFE
- a CDS encoding cation:proton antiporter, whose product is MIGFSIFFSLILIGAALTLYRLLRGPTVPDRVAALDILNVMITSAIVLFSLIDGNPLFLDIALVYAALSFLETIVVARYLEGRR
- the mnhG gene encoding monovalent cation/H(+) antiporter subunit G, coding for MIILDIVGYGLLSVGTFFFFLGGLGMLRMPDVFNRLQAGTKATTLGSFSVILGVGLINPQWLLKTIIIVAFIAITNPVGSSAIARTALKKGIIPITYQESHKEPDGLPKGGGEE
- a CDS encoding Na(+)/H(+) antiporter subunit B, which codes for MNVFSFIIGVVMVGLAIFAIEANKLLTSVIMLSAMGLLSVILFVIMKAPDVAITEASVGAGLTTAIFLLSLRKLKRADVE
- a CDS encoding Na(+)/H(+) antiporter subunit B gives rise to the protein MKRMISALIALLFFFMIVTVLNSDSSDSMGIPRYGEVKLSERVSAKYIEKSVNGNEDEINFGVTADAETGSANMVTSIVVNYRSFDTLGEVTVLFISATGVGLLLGGGRKRVGSAISVSPVVKIASRVISPLLMVLGIYVFVHGHLTPGGGFPGGAIIAAGFLLLVAVDDEKRASKGLKILEGTMGLLYVLIGIAGLLISGSFLKNFLPTGVVGELFSAGIIPVVYSVIGIKVGAELSGIVDDFISEGGDEA
- a CDS encoding sodium:proton antiporter — its product is MIQYFSMMLVAVGLYGLLSQKNLVKLIISLNIAEIGVNLFIVSIGYIEGGAAPILSSVSDNSSLLFVDPLPQALVLTSIVIGVGVTALALSLIVSVSKSRGTIDISELSSGGGDSE
- a CDS encoding complex I subunit 5 family protein; translated protein: MNPVWLIAIPLALAFVSAFWRSVSGWALLVAAFFNAFAGVFGVMFLTATSFSIGGWKAPYGINLLVNDATKLLLPVANILFLFAVLSYLRKGEETKKYSVVFLVALASLNGILLTNDLFNLFVFLEIAGISAYLLASTGEGSGSKVASFKYLMIGSVGSLLYLLGVAVLYGAAGTLNISELAARISSGQISGDVTLVSSLLIVAGLGVESKLLPFNGWVPDVLTKSSRIATLVLASVYPLAMVNAFSKVLLAVGDDRAMTLVILLGTATVLVGEVLAFSQKSLRRTLAYSSIAQSGLAIFLVGIGSVEAITASIMLLINNALSKFMLFSVDDKVIDEVGRDDRDTLNGFGRKSPIVGVIFVISALSIAGMPLFFGFRGKLNAISASFETSMAVPIIILIAAAIEVTYYFRWIFTFFKPVGTAQTPEKRMVPSVEFLAFGLVLSTVIVFLGVSSGEAFMMFERAADSLVNGILAIGKAILGGM
- a CDS encoding proton-conducting transporter transmembrane domain-containing protein, encoding MNILFLIAASLFAAPLFFLVSKLNKNAAYVAYAAFQIFIFVYVFFWGGSGASYEVVGITGRLNFNFSMPPVNWFFASIVMLIISTTAVFMLPLKKSSVKVFLLSLVTAGAIGAVFSADFLTLMIFWEISTWASLILIIQDKEKSTREAIKYAAIAAVGSYSMLFAIFYMDSRLGTVEFSSVALKIESQPIGVQLTIFIALAVMVLAKMGTFPLHTWLRGSHSSAPDEFSPILSGGLTKLGGFLLFTMTIVFPSFKVFGKLPLFNGIPIVNYGFALLGGISIVVGTVMAIRMEDAKELIAFSTVSNSGYIVLALAIGGTYATAGGMMHILNHAMASAAMFMAIAAVAYRTKTTKMHEMGGLIMKMPVTFAVYLVAIISVAGIPPTSGFVSKWLIYQQLVQDGLPFLAFAAFFGSIGSFMYVFKPLAGIFLGQLKPEHEKVREAPLIMLAPMAFLTFLTVFWGVFPSNAIRSINRITESVGGGTVDVTFSRIVALTGEWDSVLVTTAFAIGFVISLLIFMRAKKARQVDLLDNYTGGDFLYTAELYHFSYRMYRPFDRLFEKWPSMENWLSSTSEKIKELGALFKAVFFNRNPQVYIALTVIVLLGAFWWLR